In the Leptotrichia sp. oral taxon 847 genome, one interval contains:
- a CDS encoding adenylosuccinate synthase, which produces MGNNTFVIVGTQWGDEGKGKIIDVLSPKADYVVRFQGGNNAGHTVVVNDEKFILHLLPSGIINSDGKCIIGAGVVIDIEVLLQEIEELEKRGRKLDNLFIDERAHIIMPYHIAIDKAKEEAMGENKIGTTQRGIGPCYIDKIARNGIRIGDLLEPERFRDKLAWNVAEKNDMLIRYGKETFDFEELYEKFMKLSEKIKFRIIDAVVEINEGIETGKVVLFEGAQALMLDIDYGTYPYVTSSSPTSGGVTVGTGVAPTKISRVLGVMKAYTTRVGEGPFPTELENKDGETLRKVGHEFGATTGRPRRCGWLDLVIGKYAVLIDGLTDIVLTKLDVLTGFEKIKVAVGYEIDGKVCYSYPGNLRKSKDLKIIYDELDGWNEDITQIKNYEDLPENCKKYIEYIEKKLKCRVSMISVGPERTQNIYRYDLGEFVK; this is translated from the coding sequence ATGGGAAATAATACTTTTGTAATAGTGGGAACGCAGTGGGGAGATGAAGGAAAAGGTAAAATAATTGATGTACTGTCTCCAAAGGCGGATTATGTAGTGAGATTTCAAGGAGGAAATAACGCAGGACATACAGTTGTTGTAAACGATGAGAAATTTATTTTGCACTTGTTACCATCTGGAATAATAAATTCGGATGGAAAATGTATAATTGGAGCTGGAGTTGTAATCGACATTGAAGTTTTATTGCAAGAAATTGAAGAATTGGAAAAAAGAGGAAGAAAATTAGATAATTTATTTATTGATGAAAGAGCTCATATAATAATGCCTTATCATATTGCAATTGACAAAGCGAAAGAAGAAGCTATGGGCGAAAATAAAATTGGGACGACTCAAAGAGGAATTGGGCCTTGCTATATTGATAAAATTGCAAGAAATGGAATCAGAATCGGAGATCTGTTGGAACCAGAAAGATTTAGAGATAAGTTAGCTTGGAATGTGGCAGAAAAAAATGATATGTTAATAAGATATGGCAAAGAAACTTTTGATTTTGAAGAGCTTTACGAAAAATTTATGAAACTTTCTGAAAAAATCAAATTTAGAATAATTGATGCGGTTGTAGAAATTAACGAAGGGATTGAAACTGGGAAAGTGGTGCTTTTTGAAGGAGCTCAAGCATTAATGCTTGACATTGACTACGGAACTTACCCTTACGTAACTTCATCATCGCCAACATCTGGTGGAGTAACAGTCGGAACAGGGGTTGCACCGACAAAAATCTCAAGAGTGCTAGGAGTTATGAAAGCTTACACAACAAGAGTTGGAGAAGGACCTTTCCCTACAGAATTGGAAAATAAAGACGGAGAAACTTTGAGAAAAGTTGGACACGAATTTGGTGCGACAACTGGGCGTCCTAGAAGATGTGGATGGCTTGATTTAGTAATCGGAAAATATGCAGTGTTAATTGATGGATTGACAGACATTGTATTGACAAAACTGGATGTATTGACAGGATTTGAAAAAATAAAAGTGGCAGTTGGTTATGAAATTGATGGAAAAGTTTGTTATTCATATCCTGGAAACTTGAGAAAATCTAAAGACTTGAAAATAATTTACGATGAATTGGACGGATGGAATGAAGATATTACGCAAATAAAAAATTACGAAGACTTGCCTGAAAATTGTAAAAAATATATTGAATATATTGAAAAGAAATTAAAATGTCGTGTTTCAATGATTTCGGTAGGGCCTGAAAGAACTCAAAATATTTATAGATATGATTTGGG
- a CDS encoding HAD family hydrolase yields the protein MGEKFFNKIELFLFDMDGLLFDTETIYVEYGREVAKEKGYTITKDIVGKTTGVTNDKARMLFKEALGQDFPYDEMMGTVKNYILEKALKGEVPLKLGALELLEFLEKNNKQMILATSSDLHMAEALTEGKDVKKYFSHLITAEDVVHGKPDPEVFLISAKKAGASPEKTVVFEDSFNGIRAAHAAGTFPIMVPDKLKPTDEILKLLYKKFDNLLEVLDYFKGKQ from the coding sequence ATGGGGGAAAAATTTTTTAACAAAATTGAATTGTTTTTATTTGATATGGACGGCTTGCTGTTCGATACAGAAACAATTTATGTGGAATATGGACGTGAAGTGGCTAAAGAAAAGGGCTATACAATAACAAAGGACATTGTGGGAAAAACAACAGGTGTTACAAATGACAAAGCAAGAATGTTATTCAAGGAAGCACTAGGACAAGATTTCCCGTATGATGAAATGATGGGGACAGTTAAAAATTATATACTGGAAAAAGCTCTAAAAGGGGAAGTTCCACTAAAACTTGGTGCACTGGAATTGCTTGAATTTTTGGAGAAGAATAATAAACAGATGATTTTGGCAACTTCATCGGATTTACATATGGCAGAAGCGTTGACGGAAGGAAAGGACGTAAAAAAATATTTTTCTCATTTAATAACTGCGGAAGATGTCGTTCACGGTAAACCTGATCCGGAAGTGTTTTTAATAAGTGCAAAAAAAGCTGGAGCATCTCCTGAAAAAACAGTTGTATTTGAAGATTCGTTCAACGGAATAAGGGCAGCGCACGCAGCTGGAACATTTCCCATTATGGTGCCAGATAAATTGAAACCGACTGATGAAATTTTAAAATTGCTTTATAAAAAATTCGACAATTTATTGGAAGTGCTTGATTACTTTAAGGGAAAGCAATGA
- a CDS encoding glycosyltransferase family 2 protein: MEKDKVSIIIPMYNAEKFIARAIESVCSQTYQNWELLIINDKSKDKSFEIANEFAKKDDRIEIVDSKENVGVVRGRNQLIEKATGKYIAFLDADDFWHEKKLEKQINFMKEKGAAISCTEYTRVREDETKINEVVIKEKISYKDMLKNNYLGCLTVIYDTQKLGKRYFKQRDKNEDYVLWLEIVKEVKVIYGLKENLAFYRVLDNSRSSNKFKTAKVRWEIYRNEEKLPFFSAIYYFIYYAFFALKKSK; the protein is encoded by the coding sequence ATGGAAAAAGACAAAGTTTCAATTATAATTCCAATGTATAATGCAGAAAAATTTATTGCAAGAGCAATAGAAAGTGTGTGCTCACAAACTTATCAAAACTGGGAGCTGCTTATAATAAATGATAAATCGAAGGACAAAAGTTTTGAAATTGCAAATGAGTTTGCAAAAAAAGATGACAGAATTGAGATTGTAGATTCAAAAGAAAATGTTGGGGTTGTGAGAGGAAGAAATCAGCTGATAGAAAAAGCAACTGGAAAATATATCGCTTTTCTTGACGCTGATGACTTTTGGCACGAAAAAAAATTGGAAAAGCAGATAAATTTTATGAAAGAAAAGGGTGCGGCTATAAGTTGCACAGAATATACGAGAGTTAGAGAAGATGAAACAAAAATAAACGAAGTTGTCATAAAAGAGAAGATTTCTTACAAAGATATGCTAAAAAATAACTATCTAGGCTGTCTTACGGTAATTTATGACACACAAAAATTGGGAAAACGATATTTTAAGCAAAGAGATAAAAATGAAGATTATGTGCTATGGCTGGAAATTGTAAAAGAAGTAAAAGTAATTTATGGACTTAAAGAAAATCTGGCATTTTACAGAGTTTTAGATAATTCTCGCTCGAGTAATAAATTTAAAACAGCAAAAGTCAGATGGGAAATCTACAGAAATGAAGAAAAATTACCATTTTTTAGTGCGATTTACTATTTCATTTACTATGCTTTTTTTGCGTTAAAAAAAAGCAAATAA
- the carB gene encoding carbamoyl-phosphate synthase large subunit, whose protein sequence is MPKRKDIETILVIGSGPIIIGQAAEFDYAGTQACLSLREEGYKVILVNSNPATIMTDKEIADKVFIEPLTVEFVSKIIRKERPDALLPTLGGQVGLNLAVELHNSGVLSECGVELLGTKLSSIEQAEDRELFRDLMNELNEPVPESDIIHNLEQAREFVSKIGYPVIVRPAFTMGGTGGGICHNDAELEDIVNNGLRYSPVTQCLLEKSIAGYKEIEYEVMRDSNDTAIVVCNMENIDPVGIHTGDSIVVAPSQTLTDREYHMLRDVSLKIIRALKIEGGCNVQLALDPNSFKYYIIEVNPRVSRSSALASKATGYPIAKIAAKIAVGLTLDEIINPVTKNSYACFEPSLDYVVSKIPRFPFDKFEKADRHLGTQMKATGEVMAIGRTYEESLLKAIRSLEYGVHHLGLPNGDEFQLEYILRRIQKAGDERLFFIGEALRRGVTPGNIHEMTKIDMFFLDKMKNIIDIEVELKANVGNPDVLLFAKKFGFSDKVIAHRWNTTEEEVYKLREEYNIKPVFKMVDTCAAEFKSETPYFYSSYEDENESIIGDKKKIVVLGSGPIRIGQGVEFDYATVHAVKAIKEIGYEAIIINNNPETVSTDFSISDKLYFEPLTEEDVMAIIELEQPEGVVVQFGGQTAINLAEKLAKHGVKILGTALEEIDNAENRDKFEALLHKLNIPQPLGKTAFDTETAVKNAAEIGYPVLVRPSYVLGGRAMEIVYREEELRHYMENAVKVSPDHPVLTDRYLVGKEIEVDAICDGETVVIPGIMEHIERAGVHSGDSIAVYPPQSLTKEHIDTLVDYTIRLAKGLNIVGLLNIQYVISHGEVFVLEVNPRSSRTVPFLSKITKVPMAKLAMKGILGETLASKGYKTGLIPTGNKVYTKVPVFSFQKLKDVDTTLGPEMKSTGEVMGSDESLEKSLYKGLISAGIKVKDQGSVLFTISGVAKEEAYKLAQRFSNLGYNLMATEKTAQYFRDRGLRVETVGKINENKYKHNVLDVIYKGHVDMIINTAAKKKSATTDGFKIRRAASEQEIACLTSLDTADALLKVLESISFNVASI, encoded by the coding sequence ATGCCAAAACGAAAAGACATAGAAACAATATTAGTAATTGGTTCAGGACCAATAATAATAGGACAAGCTGCAGAATTTGATTATGCGGGGACACAAGCTTGTCTGTCACTTCGGGAAGAAGGGTACAAAGTAATACTTGTAAATTCAAATCCAGCGACTATTATGACAGATAAGGAAATTGCGGACAAAGTATTTATCGAGCCTTTAACTGTAGAATTTGTTTCAAAAATTATTAGAAAAGAAAGACCAGATGCACTGCTTCCCACACTTGGCGGTCAAGTTGGACTAAATCTTGCAGTGGAACTTCATAATTCAGGAGTTCTTTCGGAATGTGGAGTGGAACTTTTAGGGACAAAGCTTTCTTCTATTGAACAGGCTGAGGACAGGGAACTTTTTAGAGATTTGATGAATGAGTTAAATGAGCCTGTGCCAGAATCGGACATCATTCATAATCTTGAACAGGCTAGGGAATTTGTTTCAAAAATTGGGTATCCAGTAATTGTCAGACCTGCTTTTACAATGGGTGGAACAGGTGGAGGAATCTGTCATAATGATGCTGAACTTGAGGATATTGTAAATAATGGTCTTCGATATTCACCAGTAACCCAGTGTCTTTTGGAGAAATCTATTGCGGGGTACAAGGAAATTGAGTATGAAGTTATGCGAGACAGCAATGATACAGCAATTGTAGTCTGCAACATGGAAAATATTGATCCGGTTGGTATTCATACAGGGGATTCAATAGTTGTGGCACCATCGCAGACATTGACAGATAGAGAATATCATATGTTAAGAGATGTTTCATTAAAAATAATAAGAGCATTAAAAATTGAAGGTGGATGTAATGTGCAGTTGGCACTTGATCCAAATTCATTTAAATACTATATAATCGAAGTAAATCCGAGAGTTTCCCGTTCATCAGCTCTAGCTTCCAAAGCTACAGGTTATCCAATCGCAAAAATTGCAGCAAAAATTGCAGTTGGACTTACGCTTGATGAAATTATAAATCCTGTTACAAAAAATTCTTACGCTTGTTTTGAGCCATCACTAGATTATGTTGTAAGTAAAATACCAAGATTTCCATTTGATAAATTTGAGAAAGCGGATAGGCACTTGGGGACTCAAATGAAAGCAACTGGAGAAGTTATGGCAATTGGGAGAACTTACGAAGAAAGTTTATTAAAAGCAATTCGTTCGCTTGAATATGGAGTTCATCATCTAGGACTTCCAAACGGAGATGAATTTCAGTTGGAATATATTTTGCGAAGAATTCAAAAAGCTGGAGATGAAAGACTATTTTTCATTGGAGAAGCGCTAAGACGGGGAGTTACACCTGGTAATATTCACGAAATGACAAAAATAGATATGTTTTTCCTTGACAAAATGAAAAATATTATTGATATTGAAGTAGAATTAAAAGCGAATGTGGGAAATCCTGATGTACTTTTATTTGCCAAAAAATTTGGATTTTCGGACAAGGTTATTGCACATCGTTGGAATACGACTGAAGAAGAAGTTTATAAACTTCGTGAAGAATACAATATTAAGCCAGTTTTTAAAATGGTAGATACTTGTGCTGCAGAATTTAAGTCAGAAACACCTTATTTTTATTCAAGCTACGAAGATGAAAATGAAAGTATTATTGGAGATAAGAAAAAAATTGTTGTATTGGGATCAGGTCCAATAAGAATTGGACAAGGAGTGGAATTTGACTATGCGACAGTTCACGCTGTGAAGGCAATAAAAGAAATTGGATACGAAGCAATTATTATAAATAACAACCCTGAAACTGTTTCGACTGACTTTTCAATTTCGGATAAACTTTATTTTGAGCCGCTTACAGAAGAAGATGTTATGGCAATTATTGAATTAGAACAGCCTGAAGGAGTTGTAGTTCAATTTGGAGGACAGACTGCGATAAATCTTGCCGAAAAATTGGCTAAGCACGGAGTAAAAATACTTGGAACTGCACTTGAAGAAATTGATAACGCTGAAAATAGAGATAAATTTGAAGCATTACTTCATAAATTAAACATTCCACAACCGCTTGGAAAAACCGCGTTTGATACAGAAACAGCTGTAAAAAATGCTGCGGAAATTGGTTATCCTGTGTTAGTAAGACCGTCTTATGTACTTGGAGGTCGTGCGATGGAAATTGTTTACAGGGAAGAAGAGTTAAGACATTATATGGAAAATGCTGTAAAAGTGTCGCCTGATCATCCAGTTTTGACAGATAGATATTTAGTTGGAAAAGAAATCGAAGTGGATGCGATTTGTGATGGAGAAACTGTTGTAATTCCTGGAATAATGGAGCATATTGAAAGAGCAGGAGTTCACTCGGGGGATTCGATTGCCGTTTATCCACCACAAAGTTTGACAAAAGAACATATTGACACATTGGTTGATTATACAATAAGACTTGCAAAAGGACTTAATATAGTAGGACTTCTTAATATTCAATATGTAATCAGTCACGGAGAAGTTTTTGTGCTGGAAGTAAATCCGAGAAGTTCGAGAACTGTGCCATTCTTGAGTAAAATTACAAAAGTTCCTATGGCGAAATTGGCTATGAAAGGGATTTTGGGAGAAACATTGGCTTCTAAGGGTTATAAAACTGGATTGATACCTACTGGAAATAAAGTCTATACAAAAGTTCCGGTATTTAGTTTCCAAAAATTAAAAGATGTGGATACAACACTCGGGCCTGAAATGAAATCAACTGGAGAAGTTATGGGAAGTGATGAAAGCCTTGAAAAATCACTTTACAAGGGATTAATTTCTGCGGGAATAAAAGTAAAGGATCAAGGAAGTGTGCTATTTACAATAAGTGGCGTGGCAAAAGAAGAAGCGTATAAACTTGCTCAAAGATTTTCAAATTTGGGATACAATTTGATGGCGACTGAAAAAACAGCTCAGTACTTTAGAGACAGAGGACTTAGAGTGGAAACTGTCGGAAAAATTAATGAAAATAAATACAAACACAATGTGCTTGACGTAATTTACAAAGGTCATGTGGATATGATTATCAATACCGCAGCTAAGAAAAAAAGTGCGACAACTGACGGATTTAAAATTAGACGAGCTGCGAGTGAACAGGAAATTGCGTGTCTAACTTCACTTGACACAGCTGATGCGCTATTAAAGGTGCTAGAATCTATTTCATTTAATGTAGCATCAATATAA
- the carA gene encoding glutamine-hydrolyzing carbamoyl-phosphate synthase small subunit produces the protein MYSLDKQLVLEDGSVYKGYGIGADIEMAGEVVFNTAMTGYQETLSDPSYNGQIITFTYPLIGNYGINRDDYETINPSIKGIVTREICRKPSNFRKEFTLDEVLKDLNIPGISGIDTRSLTKKIREHGTIKGIITGIEKDAQKVAESLRKNNLPTNQIEQVSTKKAFLSSGLGKRVVLIDLGMKSGIMRELNLRGCDIIVMPHDASAKEILRQKPDGIMLSNGPGDPVDVPETISTIKGLIGKVPIFGICMGHQLISLACGAKTYKLKFGHRGANQPVKNLLTGKVDITAQNHGYAVDIDSLKDTDLELTHVAVNDGTCEGVRHKKYSVFSVQYHPEASPGPHDPNYLFDQFIENMKKYKY, from the coding sequence ATGTACTCATTGGATAAACAGCTAGTTTTAGAAGATGGCAGTGTGTATAAAGGGTATGGAATTGGAGCAGATATAGAAATGGCGGGGGAGGTTGTATTTAATACAGCGATGACAGGGTATCAGGAAACGCTTTCAGATCCATCATATAACGGACAAATTATTACATTTACATATCCACTAATCGGAAATTATGGTATAAATAGAGATGACTATGAAACTATTAATCCTAGCATAAAGGGAATAGTTACACGTGAAATATGCAGAAAACCTTCTAATTTTAGAAAAGAATTTACTTTGGATGAAGTGCTAAAAGATTTGAATATTCCAGGAATTTCTGGGATTGATACAAGAAGTCTGACAAAAAAGATTAGAGAGCATGGAACGATAAAAGGAATTATTACAGGGATTGAAAAAGATGCACAAAAAGTTGCAGAAAGTTTGAGAAAAAATAACTTGCCAACTAATCAAATTGAACAAGTGTCAACAAAAAAAGCATTTTTGTCTTCAGGACTTGGAAAAAGAGTTGTGCTGATTGATTTGGGGATGAAATCTGGAATTATGAGAGAGCTTAATTTAAGAGGCTGCGACATTATCGTTATGCCACACGATGCGAGCGCAAAAGAGATTTTAAGACAAAAACCAGATGGAATAATGTTAAGTAATGGACCTGGGGATCCTGTGGATGTACCAGAAACAATTAGTACAATAAAAGGGTTAATAGGAAAAGTGCCAATCTTTGGAATTTGTATGGGACATCAGCTAATTTCACTTGCTTGTGGGGCAAAGACATATAAGTTGAAGTTTGGACATAGAGGAGCTAATCAGCCTGTAAAAAATTTACTTACTGGAAAAGTTGACATTACAGCGCAGAATCACGGTTATGCAGTTGATATTGACTCGCTTAAGGATACAGATTTGGAGCTTACTCACGTTGCGGTAAATGACGGGACTTGTGAAGGTGTCAGACATAAGAAGTATTCGGTATTTTCAGTGCAATATCATCCAGAAGCTTCTCCTGGACCACATGATCCAAACTATTTATTTGACCAGTTTATTGAAAATATGAAAAAATATAAATATTAA
- a CDS encoding gamma-glutamyl-gamma-aminobutyrate hydrolase family protein codes for MKKPLIGISGSTTHLENGLFAGYNRCVLDQTYIDAVICADGIPYILPFNTDDEIIEEMVKNVDAIILSGGNDIFPLLYGEEPKEKLGEIFPDRDKFETILINTAVKLKKPILGICRGHQLINVTFGGTLHQDLSYGENVTIKHFQKAKWNVFTHSISIDKNSFLNDIFEVSGIGFVNSFHHQIINKIAPGFKVIAKSSDNVIEAIENLDSENLILGIQWHPEMMAATDKYAHKIFKKFIDYIKDNKKYK; via the coding sequence ATGAAAAAACCACTTATAGGTATTTCTGGGAGCACTACACATCTCGAAAATGGACTTTTTGCAGGATACAATCGCTGTGTACTAGACCAAACCTACATCGACGCTGTCATTTGTGCGGATGGAATTCCTTATATTCTACCATTTAACACGGATGATGAAATTATAGAAGAAATGGTAAAAAATGTTGATGCCATTATTTTATCAGGAGGCAATGATATTTTTCCATTACTTTATGGTGAAGAGCCTAAAGAAAAACTAGGTGAAATTTTTCCTGACAGAGATAAATTTGAAACAATTTTAATAAATACAGCGGTAAAACTAAAAAAACCAATTTTAGGAATTTGCCGTGGACATCAGCTCATAAATGTTACTTTTGGCGGAACCTTACACCAAGATTTGTCTTATGGAGAAAATGTAACAATTAAACACTTCCAAAAGGCTAAATGGAATGTTTTTACTCACTCAATTTCAATTGACAAAAACAGCTTTTTAAACGATATTTTTGAAGTGAGCGGAATCGGATTTGTAAACAGCTTTCACCATCAAATTATAAATAAAATAGCACCAGGATTTAAAGTCATTGCCAAAAGTAGCGATAACGTTATCGAAGCAATTGAAAATTTAGACTCAGAAAATCTTATTTTAGGAATCCAGTGGCATCCTGAAATGATGGCAGCTACAGATAAGTATGCTCATAAAATATTTAAAAAATTTATTGATTATATAAAAGATAATAAAAAATATAAATAA
- a CDS encoding peptidylprolyl isomerase: MRSKKLAFLVGIMMLFVFSVINAKDEAIKKTKEEKKFEKIMKKFELEATIHTSKGDINVFLYPEAAPVNVANFVFLAKKGFYDGLTFHRVVPNAIVQGGDPVGDGTGSAGYYVDDEFVDWLNFNNEGMLAMANSGPNTNGSQFFISLQPMSSLNGKHTVIGGLKNGGDLAIAKVLRQGDKILSIDIKGKKVDDFLSYFSVETAKWKSQMKNN, encoded by the coding sequence ATGAGATCAAAAAAGCTGGCGTTTTTAGTTGGAATAATGATGTTGTTTGTATTTAGCGTGATAAATGCAAAAGACGAAGCAATTAAAAAGACAAAGGAAGAAAAGAAATTTGAAAAAATAATGAAGAAATTTGAATTAGAGGCTACAATTCATACGTCTAAAGGAGATATTAATGTATTTTTATATCCTGAAGCGGCTCCTGTAAATGTGGCAAATTTTGTATTTTTGGCAAAAAAAGGATTCTATGACGGTTTAACTTTTCATAGAGTTGTTCCAAATGCAATTGTTCAAGGTGGAGATCCAGTTGGAGATGGTACAGGAAGTGCAGGATATTATGTTGACGATGAATTTGTGGATTGGTTGAATTTTAATAATGAAGGAATGTTAGCAATGGCAAATTCAGGACCAAATACGAATGGAAGTCAATTTTTTATTTCATTACAACCAATGTCAAGTCTTAATGGAAAACATACTGTAATCGGTGGGTTAAAAAACGGAGGGGATTTGGCAATTGCAAAAGTTTTAAGACAGGGAGATAAAATTTTGAGTATTGATATAAAAGGTAAAAAAGTTGACGATTTTTTAAGTTATTTTTCTGTTGAAACAGCTAAATGGAAAAGTCAAATGAAAAATAATTAA
- a CDS encoding manganese-dependent inorganic pyrophosphatase — translation MSILIFGHKNPDTDTICSALAYAELKNKLGKDVKAARLGEINEETKFVLDYFKVDKPELITNVAGKEIILVDHNERTQTADGFEEAKVLELVDHHRISNFNVDEPLYARVEPVGCTATIILKLFKENNLMPSKKVAGLMLSAIISDTLLFKSPTCTPQDTNAGLELAKIAEVNPNEYGLEMLKAGTALGNKTEAELLTMDMKIFEIDDKKIGVAQVNTVNEAELLENKKALLTEINNIISKENLKFFMFVITNILSNDSVAIVEGDGNAIIEKAFAEKVQDNTVVLKGVVSRKKQIIPPLTKAIQA, via the coding sequence ATGTCAATATTAATTTTCGGACATAAAAATCCGGATACGGACACAATTTGTTCGGCATTGGCTTATGCTGAATTGAAAAATAAACTTGGAAAAGATGTAAAAGCAGCAAGACTGGGAGAAATTAACGAGGAAACAAAATTTGTTTTGGATTATTTCAAAGTTGACAAGCCTGAGCTTATTACAAATGTTGCGGGAAAAGAAATCATCTTGGTGGACCACAATGAAAGAACTCAAACAGCTGATGGATTTGAAGAAGCAAAAGTTTTGGAATTGGTTGACCATCACAGAATTTCTAATTTTAATGTGGACGAACCTTTGTACGCCAGAGTTGAGCCAGTTGGATGTACTGCTACAATAATTTTAAAATTATTTAAAGAAAATAATTTAATGCCATCAAAGAAAGTGGCAGGACTTATGTTGAGCGCCATCATATCTGACACATTGTTATTTAAATCACCAACTTGTACACCACAAGATACAAATGCTGGACTTGAGTTAGCTAAAATCGCAGAGGTTAATCCAAATGAATACGGGCTTGAAATGTTAAAAGCTGGAACTGCATTAGGAAATAAAACAGAAGCTGAATTACTTACAATGGATATGAAAATTTTTGAAATCGATGATAAAAAAATTGGTGTAGCACAAGTAAATACCGTTAATGAAGCGGAATTGCTGGAAAATAAAAAAGCGTTACTAACAGAAATTAACAATATTATTTCTAAAGAAAATTTGAAATTTTTTATGTTTGTAATTACAAATATTTTATCAAATGATTCTGTTGCAATCGTTGAAGGTGATGGAAATGCTATTATTGAAAAAGCTTTTGCAGAAAAAGTTCAAGATAATACAGTGGTTTTAAAAGGAGTAGTTTCTCGTAAAAAACAAATTATTCCACCTTTGACAAAAGCGATTCAAGCTTAA
- a CDS encoding TetR/AcrR family transcriptional regulator: protein MKRKKRIIIQQSAKLFYYKGYINTNLTDIFQECNIPNDYFYKFFSSKEEVLFEVIKYHTENLINFFNTIVNDLSISKFREFFQKYFENIKNNKFHGGSPLGNLSLELSDINNPIREELIKSYQKIELRFSFFITTLKYSSLAKLSDISSESLARILIALFEGTILLLKTEKQETAINDFFIFFDQTFKPFEKEEEEKIEKNEIEAKNEELENNDDDDNFPEEISIAQNFSDGLESIETQENNTNAEDFKEPDMEELEKMENLTNVFDALNSHFKNTFEK, encoded by the coding sequence ATGAAAAGAAAAAAAAGAATTATAATTCAGCAAAGTGCTAAATTATTTTATTATAAAGGGTATATAAATACTAATTTAACAGATATTTTTCAAGAATGTAATATACCAAATGACTATTTTTACAAATTTTTTTCCAGTAAGGAAGAAGTTTTGTTTGAGGTAATCAAATATCACACTGAAAATTTGATAAACTTTTTTAACACAATTGTAAATGATTTATCTATTTCCAAATTTAGAGAATTTTTCCAAAAATATTTTGAAAATATAAAAAACAACAAATTTCACGGAGGAAGTCCACTTGGAAATTTATCACTGGAACTGTCTGATATAAATAATCCTATACGTGAAGAGCTTATAAAATCTTACCAAAAGATAGAATTACGATTTTCTTTTTTTATAACGACATTAAAATATTCTTCACTGGCAAAACTTTCTGATATATCGTCTGAAAGCTTAGCTAGAATACTAATAGCTCTTTTTGAAGGGACAATTCTCCTTTTGAAAACTGAAAAACAAGAAACAGCGATAAATGACTTCTTTATTTTTTTTGATCAAACATTCAAGCCTTTTGAAAAAGAAGAAGAAGAAAAAATTGAAAAAAATGAAATTGAAGCAAAGAATGAAGAATTAGAAAATAACGATGACGACGACAATTTTCCTGAAGAAATTTCCATTGCACAAAATTTTTCTGATGGCTTAGAAAGTATTGAAACACAGGAAAATAATACAAATGCTGAAGATTTTAAAGAGCCAGATATGGAAGAACTTGAAAAAATGGAAAATTTAACCAATGTTTTTGATGCTTTGAATAGTCACTTTAAAAATACTTTTGAAAAATAA